The Fictibacillus arsenicus genome contains a region encoding:
- the hemC gene encoding hydroxymethylbilane synthase: protein MRKIIVGSRRSKLALTQTNWVIDQLKKKGLPFDFEVKEIVTKGDVILNVTLSKVGGKGLFVKEIEQAMLDKEIDIAVHSMKDMPAALPEGLEIACTPKRVDPRDALISEKYSSLRELPEGAVVGTSSLRRAAQLLHTRPDLSIKSIRGNIDTRLEKLKSGEFDAIILAAAGLERMGWSKDVVTEFLDTDLCLPAVGQGSLAIECRSEDDEVKELLATLNDSYTFQTVQAERAFLDTLEGGCQVPIAAYATLTNDEVTLTGLVADPSGKKVLKEMKTGKDPHQVGVELAQELKEIGAKKILDDVKKDLDI from the coding sequence ATGAGAAAAATAATAGTAGGTTCAAGGAGAAGCAAACTGGCTCTTACTCAGACGAACTGGGTAATCGACCAGTTAAAGAAAAAAGGTCTTCCTTTTGATTTTGAAGTGAAAGAGATTGTAACAAAAGGTGATGTCATCTTAAACGTTACCTTATCTAAAGTAGGCGGAAAAGGTCTTTTTGTTAAAGAAATTGAGCAGGCTATGTTAGATAAAGAGATTGATATAGCTGTTCATAGTATGAAGGATATGCCTGCAGCTCTGCCAGAAGGTCTTGAGATCGCATGTACGCCTAAACGTGTGGATCCGCGAGATGCTCTTATTTCTGAAAAATACTCTTCTTTACGTGAATTGCCAGAGGGTGCTGTTGTTGGAACAAGTTCTTTAAGAAGAGCGGCACAGCTTTTACATACCCGCCCTGATTTATCGATTAAGTCCATTCGAGGAAATATTGATACACGATTGGAAAAGCTGAAATCCGGTGAATTTGATGCTATTATTCTCGCTGCAGCTGGGTTAGAGAGAATGGGCTGGTCTAAGGATGTTGTAACGGAATTTTTGGATACAGATCTTTGTTTACCTGCAGTAGGACAAGGTTCGCTGGCGATTGAATGCAGAAGTGAGGACGATGAAGTAAAAGAGTTATTAGCCACTTTAAATGACTCGTATACGTTTCAGACGGTTCAGGCGGAGCGTGCCTTCTTGGATACTTTAGAAGGCGGCTGCCAAGTACCTATCGCTGCATATGCAACTTTAACGAATGATGAAGTAACATTAACAGGACTAGTTGCAGACCCGTCTGGAAAAAAAGTATTAAAAGAAATGAAAACAGGAAAAGACCCTCATCAGGTAGGGGTTGAACTCGCTCAGGAATTAAAAGAAATCGGTGCAAAAAAGATTCTTGATGATGTGAAAAAGGACCTGGACATTTAA
- a CDS encoding cytochrome C assembly family protein: MNWIYDLTIVLYALSITGYFIDFLQNNRKANQFAFWLLSIVWVLQTVFFVLRMLEDQRFPILTPSEGLFFYAWILVTFSVVMSKFFRVDFLVFFTNVLGFLLVSIHLFAPTGQASAVIEKQLISELLIIHITMAFISYGAFSLSFIFSFMYLIQHGMLKKKKWSKRLQRFGSLSYLEKLSFRLNTVGVPLLLLSLILGVIWAFWKINNFTLLDVKVISSFIVLLVYSTYLYQKVARGVQGKTLALWNTAAFLVVLINYFLASTFTEFHLWYK, encoded by the coding sequence ATGAATTGGATATATGATCTTACAATTGTCTTATATGCACTAAGCATCACGGGCTATTTTATAGATTTTCTTCAAAACAACCGGAAAGCGAATCAGTTTGCTTTCTGGTTGCTTTCTATTGTCTGGGTGCTGCAAACGGTCTTCTTTGTGTTACGGATGCTGGAAGATCAGCGGTTTCCAATCTTAACACCGTCAGAAGGCCTGTTTTTTTATGCTTGGATCCTCGTTACTTTTTCTGTTGTAATGAGTAAATTTTTCAGAGTGGATTTCCTCGTATTCTTTACAAACGTACTTGGGTTTTTGCTTGTATCTATACATTTATTTGCACCAACCGGGCAAGCAAGTGCAGTTATAGAAAAACAGCTCATTTCAGAACTATTAATCATTCACATTACGATGGCTTTTATATCTTATGGGGCTTTCTCATTATCTTTTATTTTTTCTTTTATGTATTTAATTCAGCACGGAATGCTTAAAAAGAAAAAGTGGAGCAAAAGGCTGCAGCGTTTCGGAAGTCTTTCTTATCTTGAAAAGCTTTCGTTCCGTTTAAATACAGTGGGTGTCCCGCTCCTGCTGCTTAGTTTAATATTAGGTGTGATATGGGCATTCTGGAAGATAAATAACTTTACACTTCTCGATGTGAAAGTCATCTCATCGTTTATCGTACTTTTGGTTTACAGCACTTACTTATACCAAAAAGTAGCCAGAGGTGTTCAAGGCAAAACCCTTGCTCTCTGGAACACAGCAGCATTTCTTGTAGTCCTTATAAATTACTTTTTAGCATCTACATTTACTGAGTTTCATCTTTGGTATAAGTAA
- the hemA gene encoding glutamyl-tRNA reductase, giving the protein MHILVVGLNYKTAPVEIREKVAFQPAEIQDAISLLRKQKSILECVIVSTCNRTEIYAVADQLHTGRYYIKSFLADWFNIDKEELSPFLSIRDGEAAVEHLFRVSAGLDSMVIGETQILGQVKDSFLESQKLSATGTIFNKLMKQAITFAKKCHSETDIGENAVSVSYAAVELAKKIFGGLQNKTILIVGAGKMGELTAKHLHASGGNEVLVINRTFEKAKEVAEKFHGVAHPFNDLEKLLVRADIVISSTGASDFVITKEMAAPAIKKRKGLPLFMVDIAVPRDLDPALHDLDSVFLYDIDDLEGIVESNLAERKKEAEKIEILIESEIVDFQSWISMLGVVPLISALREKALNIQAETMQSIKRKLPDLTDREKKILSKHTKSIVNQLLRDPVTRAKEIAGQADAEEQLQLFTEIFALEDYLDKQKQLETGFAGNREDKASLSDEAVNPFTART; this is encoded by the coding sequence TTACAAAACGGCTCCCGTGGAAATCCGAGAAAAAGTTGCGTTTCAGCCCGCTGAAATACAGGATGCGATCTCTTTACTCCGCAAACAAAAAAGTATACTTGAATGTGTAATCGTTTCTACATGTAACCGTACTGAAATTTATGCGGTTGCCGATCAGCTTCATACAGGAAGATACTACATCAAATCGTTTTTAGCAGATTGGTTTAACATTGACAAAGAAGAACTTTCTCCTTTTTTAAGCATAAGAGACGGAGAAGCAGCTGTGGAGCATTTATTCCGTGTATCAGCTGGATTGGATTCAATGGTAATTGGAGAGACTCAAATTCTTGGCCAGGTAAAAGACAGCTTTCTTGAATCACAAAAGCTATCAGCTACAGGAACCATCTTTAATAAATTAATGAAGCAGGCAATTACATTTGCGAAAAAGTGCCATTCCGAAACTGATATTGGCGAAAACGCAGTTTCTGTCAGCTACGCGGCTGTTGAACTTGCAAAGAAAATCTTTGGCGGACTGCAGAATAAGACTATTCTAATCGTTGGGGCAGGGAAAATGGGCGAGTTAACAGCTAAACACCTTCATGCCAGCGGCGGCAATGAAGTGCTGGTAATTAACCGTACATTCGAAAAAGCAAAAGAAGTAGCAGAAAAGTTTCATGGCGTCGCTCACCCTTTTAACGATTTAGAGAAATTACTTGTTAGAGCCGATATTGTTATTTCGTCCACAGGAGCAAGTGATTTTGTCATCACAAAAGAAATGGCTGCACCTGCAATTAAGAAACGGAAAGGGCTTCCGCTTTTTATGGTGGATATTGCAGTTCCGAGGGATTTAGATCCTGCATTGCATGATTTGGACAGCGTTTTCTTATATGATATTGATGATTTAGAAGGAATCGTTGAATCAAACTTGGCAGAGCGCAAAAAAGAAGCGGAAAAGATTGAGATTCTCATTGAATCAGAAATCGTTGATTTCCAATCCTGGATCTCAATGCTTGGTGTAGTACCTTTAATTTCTGCACTTCGTGAAAAAGCATTGAACATTCAAGCAGAAACGATGCAGAGTATAAAACGCAAATTGCCTGATTTAACGGATCGAGAGAAAAAGATCTTAAGCAAACATACAAAGAGCATTGTAAATCAGCTTTTGCGTGATCCTGTTACGAGAGCTAAAGAAATAGCAGGACAAGCTGATGCAGAAGAGCAGCTGCAGTTATTTACAGAGATTTTTGCATTGGAAGACTATTTGGATAAACAAAAGCAGTTGGAAACAGGTTTTGCTGGAAACAGAGAAGACAAAGCATCATTATCTGATGAGGCTGTCAATCCTTTTACGGCAAGAACATAA